One Grus americana isolate bGruAme1 unplaced genomic scaffold, bGruAme1.mat scaffold_622, whole genome shotgun sequence genomic region harbors:
- the LOC129200879 gene encoding uncharacterized protein LOC129200879 yields MLSEITKSVKFPVPLLSLSHSLVLRHVAFVEAVEATPGAMGCQNQVLLPVAGFAYLRRLCVPACISLSVPQSLSSLLCSALFHCVCPVPCPTFILPSFFLAFFFVLLSCSPTLFLAPSDRPFPGTFVSLLLAPVFLSPLPSPRLPLLSLSPSVLLLPLPLCPAPCPSFSHSAPASRSPVLFPSVALSFYLSFSLLPSPVLSRSRFLFLFSVALSCSPCRCPSPYLSVRLPALILFSSLAVALPAQGRFCLSVPLPVLVCRSPSRCLSSCRFFLPLCQAPCPRPSLAVPFLASRFLARRRPPHPAGCPFSPLF; encoded by the coding sequence atgctcagtgaaattactaagagcgttaagtttcccgtgcctttgctttcactctcccattctcttgtcttgcggcacgtcgcatttgttgaggccgtggaagcgacaccgggagcgatgggttgtcagaaccaggtcctcctgcctgtcgctggttttgcttaccttcgccgtctctgtgtaccggcctgcatctctctctctgttcctcaatccctgtcctctcttctctgttctgctttgtttcactgcgtatgtcccgttccctgtcccacctttatccttccttccttcttcctcgcctttttctttgtccttttgtcctgctccccgaccctgtttctcgctccatctgaccgtccttttcctggcacctttgtgtctctgctccttgcccccgtctttctctcccctctgcccagtcctcgtctccctcttttgtctctctctccctctgtcctccttctgcctctgcccctctgtcctgctccctgcccctctttttctcactctgccccagcgtcccgctccccggtcctctttccctctgttgctctctccttttatctctccttctccctgctccccagcccggttctctcacgctcccgcttcctttttttattctctgttgctctgtcctgctccccgtgccgctgtccctcgccgtacctctcggtccggctccctgcccttattctcttttcctccctcgccgtggcgctgcccgcccagggtcgtttctgcctctctgtcccgctccccgtccttgtttgccggtcgccgtcccgctgcctctcttcctgccgcttcttcctccctctctgtcaggctccctgtccccgtccttcactcgccgtccctttccttgcctcgcgctttctcgctcgccgccgccccccccatccagctggctgccccttttctcctctcttctag